In Ostrea edulis chromosome 4, xbOstEdul1.1, whole genome shotgun sequence, a single window of DNA contains:
- the LOC125670377 gene encoding SPARC-like isoform X1 yields the protein MKLVLLLSVLLALVVCFQAAEVRGKPDHRDRRETDSYPEVDEEGADEEDDVGDDDDDIQFDPNTREHPCNKKTCRRGEECYVDKGKKVRCRCVQHCTPEPDPRYMVCSNKNLTFDSECHMDREACLCRRRQPLCGNPNFKTLRLDYYGECKQLTSCKDFEMEQFPSRMSNWLFKVMEELARRNELEADYIQMLKSAESDKNHVDAILWKFCDLDVHPQDRFVTRRELLFVIATVKPMEHCLSPFLDLCDANKDRKISLYEWGNCLGVKQGKDQLILKCSELNHACYL from the exons ATGAAGCTCGTCCTGTTGTTATCAGTTCTCTTGGCATTGGTCGTCTGTTTCCAGGCAGCGGAAGTCAGA GGTAAACCAGATCACAGGGACAGAAGAGAAACCGACAGTTATCCAGAAGTCGATGAGGAG GGAGCCGATGAGGAAGATGACGTAGGCGATGATGATGACGATATTCAATTTGACCCCAACACAAGAGAAC ATCCATGTAACAAGAAGACGTGTCGCCGTGGTGAGGAATGTTACGTAGACAAAGGCAAAAAAGTCAGGTGTCGCTGTGTACAGCACTGTACCCCAGAACCGGACCCCAGATATATG GTATGCAGCAACAAAAACCTAACGTTTGACAGCGAGTGCCACATGGACAGGGAGGCGTGCTTGTGCCGCCGGCGACAACCGCTGTGTGGCAACCCCAACTTCAAGACTCTGAGACTGGACTACTACGGCGAGTGCAAAC AGCTTACGTCATGCAAGGATTTCGAAATGGAACAATTTCCTTCACGCATGTCCAACTGGCTCTTTAAAGTCATGGAGGAATTG GCCAGAAGAAATGAACTGGAGGCGGATTATATACAGATGCTTAAGTCTGCCGAGTCTGACAAAAATCATGTGGACGCCATCCTTTGGAAATTCTGCGACCTTGACGTTCACCCACAAGACAG atttGTAACTCGCCGTGAGCTGCTCTTTGTCATTGCCACTGTAAAGCCAATGGAGCACTGTTTGTCCCCATTCTTAGACCTGTGCGATGCCAACAAAGACCGTAAAATCAGTCTATACGAATGGGGCAATTGCCTGGGGGTGAAGCAAGGTAAAGACcagttgattttaaaatgttctgaATTAAACCACGCTTGTTATTTATAG
- the LOC125670377 gene encoding SPARC-like isoform X2 — MKLVLLLSVLLALVVCFQAAEVRGKPDHRDRRETDSYPEVDEEGADEEDDVGDDDDDIQFDPNTREHPCNKKTCRRGEECYVDKGKKVRCRCVQHCTPEPDPRYMVCSNKNLTFDSECHMDREACLCRRRQPLCGNPNFKTLRLDYYGECKQLTSCKDFEMEQFPSRMSNWLFKVMEELARRNELEADYIQMLKSAESDKNHVDAILWKFCDLDVHPQDRFVTRRELLFVIATVKPMEHCLSPFLDLCDANKDRKISLYEWGNCLGVKQDNLEIRCKNVHKKNRRR, encoded by the exons ATGAAGCTCGTCCTGTTGTTATCAGTTCTCTTGGCATTGGTCGTCTGTTTCCAGGCAGCGGAAGTCAGA GGTAAACCAGATCACAGGGACAGAAGAGAAACCGACAGTTATCCAGAAGTCGATGAGGAG GGAGCCGATGAGGAAGATGACGTAGGCGATGATGATGACGATATTCAATTTGACCCCAACACAAGAGAAC ATCCATGTAACAAGAAGACGTGTCGCCGTGGTGAGGAATGTTACGTAGACAAAGGCAAAAAAGTCAGGTGTCGCTGTGTACAGCACTGTACCCCAGAACCGGACCCCAGATATATG GTATGCAGCAACAAAAACCTAACGTTTGACAGCGAGTGCCACATGGACAGGGAGGCGTGCTTGTGCCGCCGGCGACAACCGCTGTGTGGCAACCCCAACTTCAAGACTCTGAGACTGGACTACTACGGCGAGTGCAAAC AGCTTACGTCATGCAAGGATTTCGAAATGGAACAATTTCCTTCACGCATGTCCAACTGGCTCTTTAAAGTCATGGAGGAATTG GCCAGAAGAAATGAACTGGAGGCGGATTATATACAGATGCTTAAGTCTGCCGAGTCTGACAAAAATCATGTGGACGCCATCCTTTGGAAATTCTGCGACCTTGACGTTCACCCACAAGACAG atttGTAACTCGCCGTGAGCTGCTCTTTGTCATTGCCACTGTAAAGCCAATGGAGCACTGTTTGTCCCCATTCTTAGACCTGTGCGATGCCAACAAAGACCGTAAAATCAGTCTATACGAATGGGGCAATTGCCTGGGGGTGAAGCAAG ACAACCTTGAGATTCGATGTAAGAACGTTCACAAGAAGAACAGAAGAAGATAA